The window GAAACTCCTGGTCCCCGCGTTTCCCTGGCTCCAGCAGGACCGTGACAGTCCTCTAGAGGACATGGCataacatattaataaaatatcacttttcaaaaatgttattttttcttATGCTCTAAACAATGTTAACAtgacaaaatactaaattcacaAAACAGTTCTTTCTGGTAGTCAGGAGGGTATAACAACTCTCAATGTAACACTCAAAAACACCTTTCTTATCTAAATTAACTGCATCTGATCAGTAAACTACAGTATAAGACCAGTTAATcgacattatatttatatagcctacaaatgtattttaataggctacatattattattattattattattattatatagcctacataaaatactgaaattgtgtacactgtaaaaaaaaaaaaaaaagttgagtcaacttaaaattttaaggcaaccagcttcagcagatttttgagtttgctcaacttatttttgtgggagattctccaatttttgttgtataaacttaaaacaacacgttgagaaaactcaaaaatctgctgaagctggttgccttaaaattttaagttggctcaacttttttttttacagtgtatgaatttaaattaaatgtaaatttaaaacgCAATTCAGCAAAATCTCTTTTCAAGATgtggtattttaaatatatttttgtaaaatccaAATAAGCTTTACAGATTTTTTCCCATTTGTTCAGGGACTCATAATTccatttctgttcatcaaatgCCTGTGAGACATGTTTAGTTTcagttgtttaatttttttatgttaaaacaaatatttacacGTTAAGAAATTTGCTAGAAATAAAAGCAGTTGAAGCACTTTATATACATCTTAACAgtttatatgtacagtatacagtatatacatgtagctgtgttattgttaatttcataatctttctgtcttttttcttgCCATTTTATATCTAATTGGTAACTTATCTACAGCAGATAATTGATtatttgcattacagtaatgctTAATCTTTACTCAAACAACGTCTTTAGCAAATATTTGATAAAAGCTCCTAAAAAATAACACCTTTGCTCTAAGCGGATTTGCAGAAGGTTCAGTAAACTTTCGATAAACTTTCTATGTCTTcaactgtgtaaaaaaaaaaaaaatcaaataatcagatagcctaatgttaaaaaattcaAGTCGCCACAGCAGTTCCAAAACTTCcagaaaatgatttaaaaaataaggaattttaagattatttcattattatttacactTTCTGGGGAAAAACTGTAGAAAAAAGTGTATGGTTATTTTCTGCCATAGGTTTTCGCTTAACCCTAAAATACAACACAATGCAAAAAACAGGTAAAACATCTGAAAAATCTATatggaaaattccttcatattaacacAGTACTTTGAACCCcattttacagacttttcttagagtctgtaatgtttatgttatttatttatccttcACTATCTTTGCAGTAAAACAGGAGAATCATGacgtgtgtgtgttgtgtgtgtgtgtgtgtgtgtgtgtgcgcgcgtgtgtgtgtgtgtgtgtgtgtttcttttgaCCTTTACACATTAAAGACCTTGATGCAAATCAGTAAAAAACATTTtgccatttctattttttttaaaaccaaactCACCACAAACTTAAGAAGCAGAAGTTGTCATCCCTCCTTCATTTCTATATACATGAATAAGAAAAAACGTGATTTGAAAGTTGCTGATGAACACGAATTGCAAGTGTTTTGATAAAATAATCAGTTTTCACACATGAATTACAGgaaataatcacaaaaacatCATCCCTTATCAAGCGAACTGCTCTTAATGACTCAACGAAAACTAGATTATACTGCGctcttaataaatatattatctgTCAAGTGACTTTTTTCTACTCTTTGTGTGCTGATGGGACTGTTAAGGATCTTTTACTTACCTACAAAGTGTCGTAAAAGATCATTATCTTTAGTTATTAACCGTAAGAATGGGTATGCAGAGACATGTGCATGTAATCAGATTCTCAGTCTCTGATAAGACATTAATTATTGCCATGCACAGAGTCTCAGTCACAGCCCTTCTTTTCACATTCAGCTGACAGGACATTTTCCCCATCTTCAAGACACTCCATGACTCACTGGCCTGGTGGGACGATGCCAAAGTTCACTATATATACTCACTGCATCCACTCAAGACAGTCCAACAGCTCCCTGCTTGTCGACACCATCAGAGATTCCCCCACAGATACCCACCACAGGGAGCCCAGGATATCATGAAGCTGAAGCTGCCGAACCCAGGTCTGGAGGACAGGATCCTGAGCCATGATGAGCTGGAACGGCTGGAGGTGGAGGAGGCTGGAGACAGACCCAAGTGGGACAACAAAGCCCAGTACATGCTGACCTGCGTGGGATTCTGTGTGGGTTTGGGTAACGTCTGGCGCTTCCCCTACCTGTGCCAGAGCCATGGAGGAGGTGAGTGCTTGCTGGGGTTTCTGAGGGGCTGAACTGTGGTGAATCTGGGCTCGAACCATCGAGAGGTTCTAAAAACATCTGTGAAAATAGGGcacaatattttctatattcatttacaggtgttttacctCTTTTCAATTTTATACTGCATTGCGTTGTGCTTTATAGTTAACAGAAATGTCCgtaaaattaatggataatgtcctgcCAGCactttttctgtcattttacagatttatctctgatagtgtatataaaatgcgCTGCAATAATCAACAGTTTATTTACAACCTctaatttttttatacaaaaaaataattaaatgtgaccctggaccacaaaaccagtagcACGTAGTATCAGGGACGGATTAAAGGGGGGTTCAACTGAGGGGGGCCTTTAATCAGTCCATGCCAGGGCACGTTGCGTAATAATCCGTCCCTGCATAGTATAATTGTATAATCAAGTAGTAgcctatatttgtagcaatagccaacaatacattgtatggttcaaaatgatcgatttttctattatgccaaaaatcattacgatattaattaaagatcatgtttcatgaagatattttttttattttctaccgcaaatatatcaaaacttgatttttgattagtaatatgcattgctaaatacttcatttggacaaatttaaaggtgatattctcaatatttatatttttttttttttttgcaccctcagattccagattttcaaatagttgtatattGGGGGGTTTCAACTGAGGGGGGCCTTTAATCAGTGCATACCCGCTGCATACTAATCCATCCCTGCATAGTATAATTGTATAATCAAGTAGTAGCCTACATTTGTAGCAATACCCAACAAaaatgttcctgtccttgtttagtttgattattagtTGATTCCCTGCACCTGTCTGTCCCTCATTATCTTGTTTTTATAAGCCCCAgtctgttcagttagtgtttgtcgggtCTACATGTGTCTATGTGTGTTTGCTCAGCTCCAATAGTGGATTATCTCCTGTGTTTTTCTTCATTAAAGATAAAGACTACTCTGTGCCTCGAACATTCCTCCCGCCGCAGTGTAACGTTACAACTAtgaaataatctaataataataataataagagaaCATTATTATAGTATATGTATTTTGGAGGGGGGGGGTGCAGCAAGGTAATGATTTGCCAATTTTAATATGGTGAAACTATCTTAGCCTGTGATCAACAACTGTTTGCATTTTctacttttcaaatgtttttatgcaaattttatttaaaccgTGTTCCAGATAAAGAAGTTAAATcttaaacttttcttaaaggaaAATCCATcgtaaaaatttttttttttttttgaacaaagaGTCAAATAGCTATAAACCAGTTCAAACTGTGTTGTGTGagaattaattaaacaaatatcaaCTTTATATCAACCTTTACACAAATGATGCCCCTCAATTTTGGTGTTCACCACGACCAACTCTTTTGCccttaattgtttttttgttttttttagttagtGTACCAAGCgataaaatatgaaacatttgATGTGTCAcgtaaacaaagaaaacaataataaaatattttcagtgcATATTAATTTTAGGAAACTATAAAATTTGCCGtagcagaaaatatttaaaaatgtgttttacagaacTGCTTCAATTATAATTGCTTAATTGCTTCAATAATGCAATTATTTAGAACAGCAACAAATTTACACCTTGTAAAAGTTTATAATACTAGAGTtttcaaaatactaaaatactcctgcattaatctgttatgGACTTACTGGAGTAAGAATAACTATAGTGACTATGTAGCTATATTCTTAAATATGGTTATAAACTTTGATTACTCTGGtataattttttgtaagggATTTTCTTTTATGAGATGCTATCAAAAAGCTTTGGCTCTTAAAGCCTCATATTCATTTCCACAGGTTTCCGGTAAGTGcaataaatgtatgtaatttttttttttttaccacggACCTCAGCTCAAGGTTAACTAGACAGTGTCCCAGCCAACCATTAACTCAACTGCTGCGAAAATGGCTGACAATGGCATCTGTTGCAGAAACGACTTTGCTCCTTTTAagtatccaaaaaaaaaacaactgtaaatgtaaattaatttacagCTGAGTAACTATATTGTTAATATAGCCTACTATTTTGTACAATctattaaaggcatagttcggccaaaaatgaaaatgctgtcatcatttactcaccctttaACATGttcaacataaaagaagatattttgaagaatatgcaGTCGATGTCCCCATTGACTTCAgcagtatgaaaaatgtatttgtagttgTATTTACAGATTATATTTGAGATTATAACACATCTGTGGTGGAAAACACAAACCACAAGATGTGACAAGCATCAGTGATATATTACATGCTAacgaaaataatatttattttctttcaggGGCCTTCATGATTCCCTTCCTGATCCTGCTGGTTTTTGAGGGAATCCCTCTTCTCCATCTGGAGTTTGCCATCGGTCAGCGGCTAAGGAAAGGAAGCGTTGGGGCGTGGAGAACTATAAACCCCTACATGCTTGGAGTTGGTGagcaaaaaatttaatattatattaagtatagaacaaataatataaatcGTAGGCAAATAGATGGGgttatagtattttattttatttattattattattttggaagAAATCGATATTTGTATTCAGTGAGAAtgaaataaattgattaaaGACAGTTCTAATTGAGTATATGTTGAACATGTTGAGTATGTGATCTAAGCAGGTTACTTCCTGTTCTGTTTTAGGTATTGCatctatgtgtgtgtcttttctGGTCAGTCTGTACTATAACACCATCATAGCCTGGGTCATGTGGTACTTCTTCAACTCCTTCCAGGAGCCTCTGCCTTGGAGCCAGTGTCCCATCAACGCCAACAGGACAGGTACAGTATATGCGCACCGTGAGGAGGAACTAAATTCTGCATGTGTTTATAAAAATGCTACCATGGACATTTTGTTGATTATTGGCAGGACTGGTTTCGGAGTGTGAGAGGAGCTCACCTGTGGATTATTTCTGGTATCGTGAGACTCTGAACACCTCAGCAGCTATAGATGAGACAGGAGGTCTGCAGTGGTGGATGATCCTCTGTCTGATCTCGGCCTGGGGAGTGCTGTACGTCTGCTGCATCCGCGGAATAGAGACGACTGGAAAGGTAGAGCTGCTCTAATAACAGCACTGATGGAAAACAAGAACATTTCAGAATCTGAAGCagatttacaatatatttatgaaTGATGTCACGTTCATAGCTTTTGTTCATTTGCTAAACCAGTTTCCCAAATGTGAAGGAACTGCCGGGGGttcatgaaatgtaaaattaaaataagattaCAGCGTACATCCTCAGTTTACAGGAAACACTGCTTCTCacattacatatacatatatatatatatatatatatatatatatctacatacagcattcattcattcattcatttatatatacgtTCATTCATAACAACTAATTATTAGGTcatatgaaacaaaaatatatgggaatatactgtaaaatatctaaataatacatttccaaATACGTATGTAAAACTATTGCTTATggttttcacacacacatgcacacacacacacacacacacacacacacacacacacacacgcacgagcacacacacacgcacgtgcacacacacacacacacacacatccatttATGTACCATTtgtccaaacacaacaaacaaaactctGTAATTTGTCATTCTATCAAATGAACGTGGTATATTTTCGATTGGCCCTAAACTGATAACTATTCGCTTAATCATACACTCAACACAGGAAATGCAGTTTTCCTaatcatttacacatttatcacGATTGCTTTAGAGTAATAATAAAAGGGAAAGTATATACAAAGAGCAAGAACaaatttgcataataataataaaatataaattaaaaaatataataaataaaaataaaaatggggaGGTCTTTAAGGTCTATAAGGCAGTAAGTAGACTTtaagttttgtatttaattacaaTATGATGTAGTGTAgataaaatgcaatgaaattatCTACCATATGTAAATGAAAGGCAAGATCAATAATTCAGGATAATACATGTatacagcaaacacacacacacacgtgtgtgtgtgtgtgtgtgtgtgtgtgtgtgtgtacagtagtcaacatGTCAAAACATGTTCATCAAAGTTgacctaaaaccaaaacaatacccattcttgtcttaggacaactacagatagatggatagatggatagatggatagatggatagataggtCGATAGGTCGATAGATAGGATACATATCTGTAGTTATCAGAAAAGTTTGTTTGCACAATCTGCACAAAcagattttaagtttaaaggaGTGATTAGTTTTTCAGATGGGTGATAGGAGTTGgagaactatttttttttttttttacaactatgtttttttttttttttttgctaatatttaaggaaatatattttctttgtgtaagggtcaagtattattattatttttttattctaccggacaattgtaatttacaatagtaatatatttatatcttaatttgtataattagagtaaaacaacaacaataattataGCTTTATATATGTACGTTtctataaatgtacatataataaTTTCTATAAACAAAttctataaataatttaaaaatcaaaacaatcaaaataaaagtctttaaaaatatattaaatatatgtgaatgtgacattaaattattattttttacgtCTAAGGGGTTCGACTGACAAAAATGTTGGGAAGCCCTTTGCTAATGTATAATCATTAATGCTCAAGTAAGACAGCTTTACCAGCGAAACAGTACTCCGTACAGTCAAAGGTTATACCTTTTTTACATCGTGAGAATGCTATAAATGCATGTTGAAATAAAGATCACAGTGATGTAAGGACACATGCTTGTAAAAATGTCCAGCACAGAACAGCTTTACAGCTTTACAGCTCTTGTGAACAATTAAGCCAACAATTTTGCTTGAACTGTTGCAATAAAAAGGATTAGAATTCCAGAATGTCAACGTGTTTATCACTAAATCAAGAGCCACAAAACATAGTTTGAACTCACTGTACCAGACCTAAACTATCTGTCATCAGATTGTCATCAGATATGATATTCACACTCAGATTAAGGTTGATTTTCCTCCTCTTTTCTCTTTAAAGGCTGTTTATGTGACGTCTACGTTGCCATATGTAGTTCTTACAATCTTCCTGATCAGAGGACTGACTCTGAAAGGATCCATTGATGGCATTAAGTTCCTCTTCACTCCAGATGTGAGTatcaaaatcaaacaaattCAACTTTCATAAGTtctaattagtgctgtcaaacgattaatcgcgattaatcgcatccaaaataaaagtttttgtttacataatatgtgtgtgtactgtgtatatttattatgtatatttaaatacacacatgcatgtatatatttaagaaaaatatgttatttttaatacataatataaatatatacagtacatgtaaatattttcataatatatactgtatgagtgtgtatttatatatacataataaatatacacagtacacacaaaaatgtttattttggatgcgattaatcatttgacagcactagttctAATACAACCAGTACTctcataaaacacaaaattgtGTGTTTTGCAGCTAAAGGAGTTAGCAAACCCAACCACATGGTTAGATGCAGGTGCAcaagtgttttattcattttctctgGCTTTTGGAGGTCTCATCTCCTTCTCCAGCTACAACTCTGTGCAGTAAGTTCATGTTTTAAGGGTTTTTGTGTGTTGAGGCTGCTTTTTCACCATAAACATATTCTTATCGTCAGTTAAAAATCCCACCCAACGTTTACTGCAGACACCTCAGTGATTAACAGATTAATTATTCGTTCTCTTTCCAACAGCAATAACTGTGAGCAAGATGCAGTAATCATCTCCATCATTAACGCCTTTACCTCGATCTACGCTGCCACTGTCATCTACAGCATCATTGGTTTCAGAGCTACAGAGAGATTTGATGACTGTTTGAGTGGGTGAGTGTTTGGTAGTGTCACAACAATATCATCTGACCTTCTGTTTTGGGAAAAAGTGATTCATCACAATTCCACAGATAAGTAGACATTCACTTGAGTGACTCAGTTGTTGATACTTTGAGTATCTATACTAGTAAagtattgtatattgtatacTATTGTATTGTAGTAACAATACAATAGTATTTGTTAATCTTGATTAATGTTATTTCTAcataaactaatattttatatttaacatgaaacgtttatattttgaatgttattttataataacatttcttaaacattataaatatttataaaatataaatgaaccaAGAAAAAGTTACTGCGTTATGATACGTAATGCATGAACtattcttaaaatattacaatagtgtTAGAATGCATTTAAACTCCATTCTGAAGCACTTATCTTAACTATGTCCTGCAGGAACATCTTGACTCTTCTGAACACATTTGATCTGCCAGAAGGAATCATCACTCAGGGCAACTATCAAGAGGCCTTCCACAGCCTTAACAGAACAAGCCCTGATATCATTAGCAACCTCAATCTTAAGACCTGTGATCTAAACAGCTTCCTCAGTGAGGTACAGTACACGAATGGGTT is drawn from Onychostoma macrolepis isolate SWU-2019 chromosome 16, ASM1243209v1, whole genome shotgun sequence and contains these coding sequences:
- the slc6a19b gene encoding solute carrier family 6 member 19b; translated protein: MKLKLPNPGLEDRILSHDELERLEVEEAGDRPKWDNKAQYMLTCVGFCVGLGNVWRFPYLCQSHGGGAFMIPFLILLVFEGIPLLHLEFAIGQRLRKGSVGAWRTINPYMLGVGIASMCVSFLVSLYYNTIIAWVMWYFFNSFQEPLPWSQCPINANRTGLVSECERSSPVDYFWYRETLNTSAAIDETGGLQWWMILCLISAWGVLYVCCIRGIETTGKAVYVTSTLPYVVLTIFLIRGLTLKGSIDGIKFLFTPDLKELANPTTWLDAGAQVFYSFSLAFGGLISFSSYNSVHNNCEQDAVIISIINAFTSIYAATVIYSIIGFRATERFDDCLSGNILTLLNTFDLPEGIITQGNYQEAFHSLNRTSPDIISNLNLKTCDLNSFLSEGVEGTGLAFIVFTEAITKMPLSPLWSVLFFIMLFCLGLSSMFGNIEGVLVPLQDLKVFPKSWPKEVISGITCLVCCLVGLIFVQGSGNYWLALFDSFAGSIPLLIIAFSEMIGVVYVYGIDRFNEDLIFMIGHKPNIFWQATWRVISPLIMLAIFIFYFSTIVTKEIFYSAWDPESENFPTLEKKPYPSWIYVIIFLLAGVPSLSVPCTAVFRAIREYCCKKHPSAPVQEIDSESYKVHIQDEELKSQKSDQKFFT